The genomic region ACACCTTCAAGAACCAGCTCTAGATCTGCCTCCCTAGATCGAATTTCTGGCCGGATCACCATCTCTTCAAGTCaacatttcattttatataaggTGTATTTAGCACATATCAAAACATCTTTCAAGTCTTGCTGAAAAAATTGCTATTATTATTTAAAGGTCTTTCTAATCAATGTCCTTTGAAAAAAGATTATTGAATaagctaaaagaaaaaagtttcgtgcaatgtaattttacataattcaaccaaaatatttcttcttttaatttcttaattaatacatTGAAAACTTATCATTTGccttatttaaaataaacaaatgcaCACGCGTTTATAAAGTAAGGTTTCCCCATTAACAACATTTTTCAAGAATTACATTGTCTTAAACTTTTCAATCTCCTCACTCCTCATCATTAAACTTTGAGAGTGCTTCTTCCCAATAACATACCAAGAATTACAGAAAGTTTATAACTTCTTTTTTGCGTAACttcactatataaaaaaaatgatgacattaATTATGACGAAGGAGCATTTCACTTTATGCAGAATGCAAATTTTCTCCTAGGATTCACAAGGGTGTTATTGTTAAGATATTATATTCCATATTCCACATTCTCTCGTTGACGCGATGTTTTATTCTAAAACCTTTTGTGCACCGCATCATCAGCCTTACAAAAATATGCAAATGTTCAAAACATTCACATCGGTACGTACATCCTTTAAGGACAACGAAGATAATCCAATTGGAAACAATAGTGGTCCACGGCAATTACTACGCCCGGATTAATAAGAAGAATTGAGtgtgaaaatgaattaatttatgaatttaaataCGGATGCAtgcataatataaaataattttaaagtaattattacaaaaattaatcatcttattatatataataagttgtgatggaataatattataaatttatattagtgtataatttattttctcttaatttattttaaaatggagTATTTAACACGTATTAAAcggtattctttttttaaattttacagaAAAAAGTTACTAGTTTTAATTAtctgaaataaacaaatatactCACGTTCAGGAAGTTCTTCATTCTTATCACCATAAGAAAAATTTCTCCATTCTTACTAACAGCACTTTTCAGAAGTACAAGCCAAAGTTTCACCAAACCACGCATAAAAGCAAAGTGGTGTAATTACTATAGTTAGTCTTGCATGCCAATttctgaatttttattccttatacCGGTAAATTCATAATTTCCTACAACAGTTAAATTAATAGAAACCGTAAAATGGAAGTAGAAAATAGGGAATAATGAGACTGTTTGTGCTGCCTTTTGAATCTTGGAATGTGCCTATTTTACACGAACATGAGAAACTGCAAGAATAATAATTTCACAAATCATGTTTAAAACTTGTTGCTttacaccaaaataaaaaaaaaatgtaagaaataaCTTTTACTTTGACATGCAAACATATGTGAGAATGTATGATAGAAAGGCTTTAACAAATGCTTCAAACAACTAATATAATTATGAAATGATTGATAGAAAATTAAGTTTCTTAAATATATGGTCACTCATAagaaatttaatctttaattttatatgcATGAAAAAACATATGTTAAAAGGtgtaatcttttaaataaatctaaGTACGAgatcaatatttaattattgactgaatttattaaaaaaaaattgactgatagaaaatatccaaatttttatttgaacataGAATATCTTTAACCAAAAATTAAAGACTAATTTCTTTAAACTATTAAGATCCATTTAATGAATTAATCTTTCttaataaatacaattttttttgtagaaaGTAAATTAAGTCTCTAAAATTTAAACAGCAGTAGTATTTAAAAGACAAACTATTTATCAACCAAAGTGATCATCACAAGAAATACCCAAGTTACttaatcctaaaaaaaaaataaccaaatggGAAACACTCTTCAAAAACCTCACAGCTCCTTATATAATTCCTTCCCACCTTCTAACAACACTTGTCCCATACTCCCATTTCCCACTCTCACTACACTCACTCCCTccaaaaaatggaagagaaacTAAAGTACCcctttctctcttccttcttaACCCTCTTCTTCTGCATCTCCGCCACTTCCATTGCCCCACATAACTCCCAAACCCAAACCCTCCTCCTCCGCACCCTCCCTAACCCACCCACACTCTCCTGGCCCGAATCAACCATATCAGGATCCGACCCGGAACCCGACCCCTTCTCCCTTTCGGTTCACCTCAACCACATAGACGCACTCTCCCCCAACAAAACCCCTTCCCAACTCTTCCACCTAAGACTCCTACGCGACGGCGCAAGAGTCAAAACACTAAACTCCTTAGCCGCAGCCACAAATCAAACCCGACCCACTAATACCGGGTCGGGTTTCAGCAGCTCCGTAGTTTCGGGTCTCTCACAGGGAAGCGGCGAGTACTTCACGCGCCTCGGCGTGGGAACCCCTCCGAAGTACCTCTACATTGTCCTCGACACGGGAAGCGACGTCGTTTGGCTCCAATGCAAGCCCTGCACCAAATGCTACTCCCAAACCGACCAAATCTTTGACCCATCAAAATCGAAAACCTTCGCCGGAATCCCCTGCTCCTCCCCTCTCTGCCGCCGCCTCGACTCACCGGGATGCAATACAAAAAACAACCTTTGCCAGTACCAGGTTTCCTACGGAGACGGTTCTTTCACTGTCGGAGATTTCTCAATAGAAACTCTCACGTTCCGACGCGCCGAAGTCCCGCGCGTGGCCCTCGGATGCGGTCACGACAACGAGGGACTTTTCGTGGGCGCCGCAGGTTTGTTGGGCCTAGGTCGCGGCGGGTTGTCGTTTCCTACCCAGACCGGAACCCGGTTCAATAACAAATTCTCTTACTGTTTAACAGACCGAACCGCTTCCGCTAAACCGTCTTCCGTTGTGTTCGGCGACTCGGCTGTCTCTCGAACCGCCCGGTTCACTCCTTTGGTTAAAAACCCTAAGCTTGATACGTTTTATTATGTTGAGCTTCTCGGGTTTAGTGTTGGCGGCGCGCCGGTTCGGGGGATTTCGGCTTCACTTTTTCGGCTCGACTCCACCGGGAACGGGGGTGTTATAATTGACTCAGGGACTTCCGTCACGCGCCTCACGCGCCCTGGTTATGTGGCGTTAAGAGACGCGTTTCGGGTCGGGGCTTCACATTTGAAGCGCGCGTCTGAGTTTTCGCTTTTTGACACGTGCTATGATCTTTCGGGGCTGTCGGAGGTTAAGGTTCCGACCGTGGTACTGCATTTTCGGGGTGCTGACGTGTCACTGCCGGCGTCGAATTATCTCATTCCGGTGGATAATGACGGGACTTTTTGTTTTGCGTTCGCCGGAACGATGAGTGGGTTGTCTATTGTTGGGAACATTCAGCAGCAAGGGTTTCGGGTTGTGTTCGATTTGGCGGGTTCTCGGGTCGGGTTTGCCCCGAGAGGGTGCGCGTGATGGGAACCAAACAAGTCtttcacctttttctttttttaatcatgcGAAATTATTTAAGATTAGAGAAGaagattaatattttaatgttgaTGTTTTTATCATATTACCTAATGAAATGCTACAGTAAGGGGTGGTTATAGCTCGTTAATAAATGCTTCAAATTACTACTACTAGATGTACTCTAAAATTACTATTAGAGTCTGGAAAACATTCTTGTTTGAGTAAATAtcaatttgtattataaattaagctttgtattttttgtttttgttttggttaGGCTGCAGCAATGCGTCCAACACCTCACCTGTGTGAGTATAACCATTGTAACCAATTGCTCCGaggaaatttgttttttttattatcatttttccattttttttctttaaaaaatactactataTAAGTAACATAATGTTAACAATTAATGATATTATGATCcgaatttgattgattgtgttaaaATGTTTTACACTTTGATTATGTTTTAATCAAATTCTTGTAAAAAGAGTTTGATTCTCATAGTGTAAAAGCGTTAAATTATGTCACCATGTTATCTTACTAATGTAGAAAGGGTCTGAGATGGCATAAGATGGGATCTGAGATCTTATTAATGTAGTGGGGggaaaagtgtaaaaaataattgaaagaatatCTAAGAAACGAATGATAAGGTGGACGCGTGGATCGCTAATCACGGAGGTCatcttttgattaatttttccGGAAGGAATTCTATATtttcagaagaaaaatattgaatagaCACTCAATATActaacatttaaatattttatgtgataagaaaaaaaatatattaagagtattaatgaaatgtttaaaatatttacgtGTACAAGTAATCAAGTATCACTACTTTTTTGAGAATAAGCTGAAGAATAATAACAATtgtaaattgtgatttttattaaattataataaagtatttgtatgtataaaatattacaCTAGATCTTAGCCAAagaaaaatgcataaaatatattgcttataaattattattcgcAATATTATAGCTATTGCTATTGTTAATAGaagttttttaattacattttatctGAGGTCAGTTATATATTAAGATGCGTTAgatgaattaattatattataataagcaTTCTAATTAGTTAACTGTAAATTTCTGATAAATAATTTGGCAACTCAAGAAGTTAAAAGgagttaataaattatattcaatTAGGGTTTAGAcctaaattttagttaaaatctcaaatttttagtggctaaactaattttaaattaaagttccCAGGATAGTTGATTTGCATgaaaacattgtttttcttccgATAAAATAGGCATTATGATGAAGCTTAATTAAGCTCATTTCAGTTGTAAATCTTTAAGCAATTAAATTATTCGGATGCTTTAGTGGTTTCCAAAATGCTCACGTCTCTTGTTCAAACAAGAAACATAGTCATAGACATTGTAGTGTCACTTATATATATGGGCTAAAGGAAGGATTCTACAGTCTCCTACTTTTTTGCTCCCTCTATCAATGAATACgagtttatattaattaatttaatttgaattattttttatagttttttaaaataattttctcaattaaaaaaagtaattatttccATATTAATAATCTCAATCAAACATGGAAAAGCTAGTTGAAACATGCCCATATATATGATTGCCCACTAGTAGCAAAATGTGAGCTCCAATCAGCATATGCATAGCATAGCAGACTAACTAACAGGCACAGACAAGtagagaaattaattaaattgtcaAATGGTTAATAGGAGATAGATAGCTTAGGAAAGAGCTAATCGATTATCTTTTCCATGTCTTTGGATTCTATTTCTAGCTGTGAAAGAGACTTTAATTATAGTGGAGAAAGCACCAAGACACTGCAGGAGTGTCTATAGAAACCTTTTCTGAAATCACAACAACGAACACTGACCAATGCAGTGAATAGTgagttttcttctttctttttacctttttcaatttttatacaaatttccTACAATTGTCTTCCCTAACTTGAAATTTTACACGGTTTcatccttcctttttttttttataaaaaaaaataacgatTAGAAGTTGTAATTATGTATCTATTGTAATAAATGCCATTGTGTTGCCCATCTTTTAGAGTAATATGCATGCATCTACTACGTAGTAGGTActatatagaaataaaaaatagaaat from Glycine soja cultivar W05 chromosome 16, ASM419377v2, whole genome shotgun sequence harbors:
- the LOC114391057 gene encoding aspartyl protease family protein 2-like — encoded protein: MEEKLKYPFLSSFLTLFFCISATSIAPHNSQTQTLLLRTLPNPPTLSWPESTISGSDPEPDPFSLSVHLNHIDALSPNKTPSQLFHLRLLRDGARVKTLNSLAAATNQTRPTNTGSGFSSSVVSGLSQGSGEYFTRLGVGTPPKYLYIVLDTGSDVVWLQCKPCTKCYSQTDQIFDPSKSKTFAGIPCSSPLCRRLDSPGCNTKNNLCQYQVSYGDGSFTVGDFSIETLTFRRAEVPRVALGCGHDNEGLFVGAAGLLGLGRGGLSFPTQTGTRFNNKFSYCLTDRTASAKPSSVVFGDSAVSRTARFTPLVKNPKLDTFYYVELLGFSVGGAPVRGISASLFRLDSTGNGGVIIDSGTSVTRLTRPGYVALRDAFRVGASHLKRASEFSLFDTCYDLSGLSEVKVPTVVLHFRGADVSLPASNYLIPVDNDGTFCFAFAGTMSGLSIVGNIQQQGFRVVFDLAGSRVGFAPRGCA